In the Sarcophilus harrisii chromosome 3, mSarHar1.11, whole genome shotgun sequence genome, one interval contains:
- the MYBPC2 gene encoding myosin-binding protein C, fast-type — protein sequence MPVPKPAAKKPAAKAKDASKEPAPAKEAPAEEAPAAPSSEAPPEDQSPTAEEPTGIFLKKPETVSVEAGKDVVITAKVNGKELPGKPVIKWFKGKWLELGSKSGARFSFKETHDAQSNPPKAPGSHPETGPGTPSPHHAGVTFGKGCQAPCPPPHAPGDGLPPGTTGEEGVMVGTRGDTRGQAKGCLEAQPTRCGSCPEPEPPGSREVVEEKKKKKKDDDDLGLPPRSGAAWGKKRERDAPDGITDRGMPRPKKAKVEVKKSAAFTKKLDPAYQVDKGNKIKLVVEISDPDLPLKWYKNGQEIKPSSKYVFENVGKKRILTINKCTLADDAAYEVAVKDEKCFTELFVKEPPVLIITPLEDQQVFVGDRVEMMVEVSEEGAQLMWMKDDVEMTREDSYKARYRFKKDGKKHLLIFTEVTQEDRGRYKVMTNGGQCEAELIVEEKQLEVLQDIADLTVKAADQAVFKCEVSDEKVTGKWYKNGVEVRPSKRITISHTGRIHKLVIDDVRPEDEGDYTFVPDGFALTLSAKLNFLEIKIDYVPKQEPPKIHLDCSGKMSENIIVVVAGNKLRLDVAITGEPPPTVTWLKEDQVFSDTEGRVHLEQRPDNSSFVIEGAERADEARYTIKVTNPVGEDTASIFIKVVDVPDPPEAVRITSVGEDWAILVWEPPKYDGGQAVTGYLIERKKKGSQRWMKLNFEVFTETTYESTKMIEGVLYEMRVFAVNAIGVSQPSVNSKPFMPIAPTSEPLHLMVEDVTDTTTTLKWRPPDRIGAGGIDGYIVEYCLEGSEDWVAANTEPVERCGFTVKGLPTGARIFFRVVGVNIAGRSEPATLVQPVTIREIVQQPKIRLPRHLRQTYIRRVGEPINLVIPFQGKPRPQVTWTKDGAPLDTSRVNIRTSDFDTVFFVRQAARTDSGEYKLSVQIENMEDTAIIRIRVVGKAGPAENVMVGGGDQRGWSRPRKATGTPIQKPPILATAQPLPSPGPSLSWPFPSPSPSWPLPSPSLSRPRPSPPFLPHPSPLPNPPASPQEWFTVYEHSRPTKCTVADLIIGNEYYFRVYSENICGLSDSPGVSKNTAKILKTGITLKPLEFQEHDFRSAPKFLTPLLDRVVVAGYTAALYCAVRGYPKPKVVWMKNKMEIHEDPKFIMTNQQGILTLSIRRPSPFDGGTYSCRAVNELGEALAECKLEVREHGPQAAPTLTLHQGLRRHEPSPAGSLGACHKPSRLGGIWTEAAVPLCID from the exons ATGCCCGTGCCCAAACCAG CTGCCAAGAAGCCCGCTGCCAAAGCTAAGGATGCCTCCAAAGAGCCTGCCCCTGCCAAGGAGGCCCCTGCCGAGGAGGCTCCAGCTGCACCCTCCAGCG AGGCTCCCCCCGAGGACCAGTCACCCACGGCCGAGGAGCCCACGGGGATTTTCCTGAAGAAACCAGAGACTGTGTCTGTGGAGGCAG GGAAGGACGTGGTGATCACCGCCAAGGTGAATGGGAAGGAGCTCCCCGGAAAGCCGGTCATCAAATGGTTCAAAGGGAAGTGGCTGGAACTGGGCAGCAAGAGCGGGGCCCGATTCAGCTTCAAGGAGACCCACGATGCACAGAGCAAT CCTCCCAAGGCCCCCGGGAGTCACCCGGAGACGGGTCCAGGGACCCCCAGCCCCCACCATGCTGGGGTCACCTTTGGCAAAGGGTGCCAGGCCCCCTGCCCCCCGCCCCACGCCCCCGGGGATGGCCTCCCCCCA GGTACCACTGGTGAAGAGGGGGTGATGGTGGGGACCCGAGGGGACACGCGAGGTCAGGCCAAGGGATGCCTGGAAGCCCAGCCAACACGATGTGGAAG CTGCCCTGAGCCTGAGCCTCCCGGCTCCAGGGAGGTggtggaagagaagaagaagaagaagaaggatgaCGATGACCTGGGCCTGCCCCCCAGATCGGGAGCTGCCTGGggcaagaagagagagagggacgCCCCAGACGGGATCACCGACCGGGGGATGCCAAGGCCCAAGAAGGCCAAGGTGGAGGTGAAGAAGAGCGCAG CGTTCACAAAGAAGCTGGACCCGGCTTACCAGGTGGACAAGGGGAACAAGATCAAGCTGGTGGTGGAGATCAGTGACCCCGATCTGCCCCTCAAGTGGTACAAGAATGGCCAGGAGATCAAGCCCAGCAGCAA GTACGTGTTTGAGAACGTGGGCAAGAAGAGGATCCTCACCATCAACAAGTGCACGCTGGCCGACGACGCCGCGTACGAAGTGGCCGTCAAGGATGAGAAGTGCTTCACGGAGCTCTTCGTCAAAG AGCCCCCCGTCCTCATTATCACCCCCCTGGAGGACCAGCAGGTGTTTGTGGGCGACCGCGTGGAGATGATGGTGGAAGTGTCGGAGGAGGGAGCCCAGCTCATGTG GATGAAGGACGACGTGGAGATGACCCGGGAGGACTCCTACAAGGCCCGCTACCGCTTCAAGAAAGACGGCAAGAAGCACCTGCTGATCTTCACCGAGGTCACCCAAGAGGACAGGGGCCGCTACAAGGTCATGACCAATGGTGGCCAGTGTGAGGCGGAGCTTATCGTGGAGG AGAAGCAGCTGGAGGTCCTCCAGGACATCGCGGACCTGACGGTCAAGGCTGCGGACCAGGCCGTGTTCAAGTGTGAGGTTTCTGACGAGAAGGTGACGGGCAAGTGGTACAAGAACGGCGTGGAAGTGCGGCCCAGCAAGAGGATCACCATCAGCCACACGGGCCG GATCCACAAGCTGGTCATCGATGACGTGCGGCCCGAGGACGAGGGGGATTACACGTTTGTGCCCGATGGCTTTGCCCTGACCTTGTCGGCCAAGCTCAACTTCCTGG aGATCAAGATCGATTACGTGCCCAAACAAG AGCCCCCCAAGATCCACTTGGACTGCTCGGGGAAGATGTCGGAAAACATCATCGTGGTGGTGGCCGGCAACAAGCTGCGGCTGGACGTGGCCATCACTGGGGAGCCCCCTCCCACAGTCACCTGGCTGAAGGAGGACCAG gtgtTCTCCGACACCGAGGGTCGCGTGCACCTGGAGCAGAGGCCGGACAACAGCAGCTTTGTGATCGAGGGGGCCGAGCGGGCCGACGAGGCCCGCTACACCATCAAGGTCACCAACCCCGTGGGCGAGGACACGGCCTCCATCTTCATCAAGGTCGTGG acgtGCCGGACCCTCCCGAGGCTGTGCGGATCACGTCAGTGGGGGAGGACTGGGCCATCTTGGTCTGGGAGCCCCCCAAGTATGATGGCGGCCAAGCTGTGACCG GCTACCTCattgagaggaagaagaagggctCCCAGCGCTGGATGAAGCTCAACTTTGAGGTCTTCACGGAGACGACGTATGAGTCGACCAAGATGATCGAGGGCGTGCTCTATGAGATGCGCGTCTTCGCCGTCAACGCCATCGGCGTCTCTCAGCCCAGCGTGAACAGCAAGCCCTTCATGCCCATTG CCCCCACCAGCGAGCCGCTGCACCTGATGGTGGAGGACGTCACCGACACCACGACCACCCTCAAGTGGCGCCCCCCGGACAGGATCGGGGCCGGCGGTATCGATGGCTACATCGTGGAGTACTGCTTGGAGGGCT CCGAAGACTGGGTGGCCGCCAACACGGAGCCCGTGGAGCGCTGCGGCTTCACGGTCAAGGGCTTGCCCACGGGGGCCAGGATCTTCTTCCGCGTGGTCGGGGTCAACATCGCCGGCCGCAGTGAGCCGGCTACCCTTGTCCAGCCCGTCACCATTCGGGAGATTGTGC AACAGCCCAAGATCCGGCTCCCGAGGCACCTCCGGCAAACATATATTCGCAGGGTGGGCGAACCGATCAACCTGGTCATTCCTTTCCAG GGGAAGCCACGGCCCCAGGTCACCTGGACAAAGGATGGGGCGCCCCTGGACACGTCCCGTGTCAACATCCGGACCAGTGACTTCGATACTGTGTTCTTCGTGCGCCAGGCAGCTCGTACAGACTCTGGGGAGTACAAACTTAGTGTGCAGATAGAGAACATGGAAGACACGGCCATTATCCGGATCCGAGTTGTGGGT AAGGCCGGGCCGGCAGAGAACGTGATGGTGGGAGGTGGGGACCAAAGGGGGTGGAGCCGCCCAAGGAAAGCCACGGGCACCCCCATCCAGAAG CCCCCCATCCTTGCCACTGCCCAGCCCCTCCCATCTCCTGGCCCCTCCCTCTCTTGGCCATTTCCTAGCCCCTCCCCGTCCTGGCCACTCCCCAGCCCCTCCCTCTCCCGGCCACGCCCCAGCCCCCCCTTCTTGCCACaccccagccccctccccaatCCTCCCGCCTCCCCCCAGGAGTGGTTCACAGTTTACGAGCACAGCCGGCCCACCAAGTGCACCGTCGCCGACCTCATCATCGGGAACGAATACTACTTCCGCGTGTACAGCGAGAACATCTGCGGGCTCAGTGACTCCCCGGGGGTGTCCAAGAACACGGCCAAGATCCTCAAAACAG GGATCACCTTGAAGCCTCTGGAGTTTCAGGAGCACGACTTCCGCTCGGCCCCCAAGTTCTTGACCCCGCTGCTGGATCGGGTGGTGGTGGCGGGGTACACGGCTGCCCTCTACTGTGCTGTGCGGGGGTACCCAAAG CCGAAGGTGGTCTGGATGAAGAACAAAATGGAGATTCATGAAGACCCCAAGTTCATCATGACCAACCAGCAGGGCATCCTGACCCTCAGCATCCGGCGGCCAAGCCCCTTCGACGGGGGCACCTACTCCTGCCGGGCCGTCAACGAGCTGGGCGAGGCTCTGGCCGAGTGCAAGCTGGAGGTCCGAG AGCACGGGCCACAGGCGGCACCTACGCTGACACTCCATCAGGGCCTGAGGCGGCATGAACCATCCCCGGCTGGGAGCCTGGGGGCTTGCCACAAGCCGTCGAGACTTGGGGGCATCTGGACTGAGGCAGCTGTCCCTCTCTGCATTGACTAA
- the FAM71E1 gene encoding protein FAM71E1 — MMPGRRPEPGGPRGAGAKVVPRPRPLQSTSPRPGRLQRYLSNGEFDQLCDFPIFESNFVQVTRFGEVANKVTMGVAATSPALELPDILLLAGPAPDKGGLQLLLADPLQFVELFIHDEKRQQLKVKLRSGRTFYLQLRAPASEDQEFGRWVRLLYRLRFHSGTRVPFTQAPGPPEEEGPCRRTRGEGQEPPSPNPADTPDVRRRCLLLPPPTRSPSPQCSPTSGDANLVFPSPPAARGRAHPPPRDTEGSERNLPRSGTNRITN; from the exons ATGATGCCGGGCCGACGGCCGGAACCGGGCGGCCCCCGAGGGGCAG GGGCGAAGGTCGTCCCGAGGCCGAGGCCCCTGCAGTCCACTTCCCCCAGGCCCGGCCGCCTCCAGCGCTACCTGTCCAACGGGGAGTTCGACCAGCTTTGCGACTTCCCCATATTTGAGAGCAACTTCGTCCAG GTGACTCGGTTCGGAGAGGTGGCCAACAAGGTGACCATGGGCGTGGCCGCCACCAGCCCGGCCCTGGAGCTGCCCGACATACTGCTGCTGGCCGGGCCGGCCCCGGACAAGGGGGGCCTACAGCT actGCTT GCTGATCCCCTGCAGTTTGTGGAGCTGTTCATCCACGATGAGAAACGGCAGCAGCTGAAGGTGAAGCTCCGGTCGGGCCGCACCTTCTACCTGCAGCTGAGGGCTCCGGCCTCGGAAGACCAGGAGTTCGGCCGCTGGGTCCGGCTGCTCTACCGCCTGCGCTTTCACTCGGGCACCAGGGTGCCCTTCACCCAGGCCCCCGGCCCCCCGGAGGAGGAGGGGCCGTGCCGCCGGACCAGAGG TGAAGGCCAGgagcccccctcccccaatcctgCAGACACCCCAGATGTGAGACGCCGCTGCCTGTTACTGCCGCCCCCCACGCGGAGCCCTTCACCCCAGTGCTCCCCGACCTCCGGAGACGCCAATCttgtcttcccctcccccccagcggCCCGGGGACGCGcacacccccccccccgggaCACGGAAGGGTCAGAGAGGAACCTTCCCCGGTCAGGGACCAACCGGATAACAAATTAA
- the EMC10 gene encoding ER membrane protein complex subunit 10 — MAAPWLLLLLLAAPAAVQGSGCRAGARGAAAEGCGPAALLLEHSFETDDSVHFRKRGSLTWNVQDGTVSLTQRQLTEDERGRLRDVAALNGLYRVRVPRKPGTTEGPATAGHVSSFVPAVSPPGSPCLCRGRGWSPPVPCLGGPRPCLRRPLPARRFAPPPSPQAEAPPSPLKRMPGAGWGAPPDLPPWSLAPPTSQGAKGPQGAGPGPFTIPPFWGFPGANPTQPQWMYIVPIVLFLMMSGAPDAGGQGGGGGGGGGGSGR; from the exons ATGGCTGCCCCCTGgctcctgctcctgctgctgGCGGCGCCGGCCGCGGTCCAGGGGAGCGGCTGTCGGGCCGGCGCTCGGGGG GCTGCTGCCGAAGGCTGCGGACCCGCGGCGCTGCTGCTGGAGCACTCCTTTGAGACCG ATGACAGCGTCCACTTCCGGAAGCGGGGCTCCCTGACGTGGAACGTGCAGGATGGGACGGTCAGCCTGACCCAGCGGCAGCTGACGGAGGACGAGCGGGGCCGGCTGCGG GACGTGGCAGCTCTGAACGGCCTGTACCGGGTCAGGGTCCCCCGGAAGCCCGGGACCACCGAGGGCCCGGCCACCGCCGGCCACGTCTCCTCCTTCGTCCCCGCGGTGAGTCCCCCGGGAAGCCCCTGTCTTTGCCGGGGTCGTGGGTGGTCGCCTCCAGTTCCCTGTTTGGGGGGGCCGAGACCCTGCCTCAGAA GGCCCCTTCCTGCCCGGAGATTTGCCCCGCCCCCGAGCCCCCAGGCAGAAGCCCCCCCTTCCCCTTTAAAACGTATGCCCGGGGCGGGGTGGGGGGCCCCACCAGACCTCCCCCCTTGGTCCCTGGCCCCTCCCACCTCTCAGGGGGCTAAGGGCCCCCAGGGGGCCGGACCCGGCCCCTTTACCATTCCCCCTTTCTGGGGGTTTCCCGGGGCCAACCCCACCCAGCCCCAG TGGATGTACATCGTCCCCATTGTCCTGTTCCTCATGATGTCTGGAGCTCCGGATGCTGGTGGCcagggagggggtggtgggggcgggggcgggggcagTGGGAGATAA